Proteins from a genomic interval of Anatilimnocola floriformis:
- a CDS encoding PAS domain S-box protein, with amino-acid sequence MSLAATALAGTAIDTHEALRVSEARFQALFDQAAVGMVEFDSSGKISRTNESYCRIVGRTMEEVVGRTSDHYTHPADLGLAREYIGRIEAKTSLRAVFEKRYLRPDGAAVWARATLSPLFDESGKFTRLLGIVEDISEQKSAEDRIRFLMSVSDTVRPLSDPEEIVAVSARLLGEFVEADRCAYAEVAADQNTMNLTGNYTRGVKSIVGVMKFSDFGDEVHQLMLQNKPYVVYDIDSHQPAVDVAKYRETQIQAVICVPLHKQGRFVGSFAVHQARPRIWTSDEIQMVQAVATRCWESIERARIARQLRDREQRYRTFVDTVSSVVWLTSASGAMDADNPSWGGYTGQTFEEYRDFGWLNAIHPDDRANTFRAWSEAVATVKMYEVEYRVRRHDGEYRHVIARGAPVMQDDGSVKEWVGNCSDNQAERQLLEQNIKLLASERAARAEAERNSRLKDEFLATLSHELRTPLSAILGWSQLLQRTNMSSEEAREGLATIERNARAQAQLIEDLLDMSRIISGKIRLDVQTVDLPAVIKAAVGTVKHSAATKQIEVRCTLDAKVTNILGDPNRIQQVVWNLLSNSIKFTPPHGNVEVALQRTGSHIEISVSDSGAGIAPEFLPHVFERFRQADATTTRRHGGLGLGLAIVKNLVELHGGSVSVWSAGENQGSTFKIQLPVSVRMPGEPPTAHDAEQTPAGVRSPLATAWVPPNLAGVRVMVVDDEPDARDLARRILKECQAEVTVAKNGREALHMLRISPPDVLVSDIGMPELDGYELLRRARAAGCQTPAAALTAFARAEDRAQALEAGFQTHLTKPIEARDLVTAVAQLVGRA; translated from the coding sequence ATGTCTCTCGCGGCCACGGCCCTCGCGGGCACAGCCATCGATACGCACGAGGCCTTGCGCGTCAGCGAAGCTCGCTTCCAAGCCCTCTTTGATCAAGCCGCGGTGGGCATGGTCGAATTCGATTCGTCGGGCAAGATCAGCCGCACCAACGAATCGTACTGCCGTATTGTCGGGCGCACGATGGAAGAGGTCGTGGGGCGCACCTCCGATCATTACACGCATCCCGCCGATCTGGGACTGGCGCGCGAATACATCGGTCGAATCGAAGCCAAGACTTCGCTGCGGGCCGTTTTCGAAAAGCGTTACCTTCGGCCCGACGGCGCCGCCGTGTGGGCTCGCGCGACGCTGTCGCCGCTCTTTGATGAAAGTGGCAAGTTCACTCGGCTCCTCGGCATTGTCGAAGACATCTCCGAGCAGAAGAGCGCCGAAGATCGCATCCGTTTTTTGATGAGCGTCAGCGATACCGTGCGGCCGTTGTCGGATCCGGAAGAAATCGTCGCCGTTTCGGCTCGGCTGCTGGGTGAATTTGTCGAGGCCGACCGTTGTGCGTACGCCGAGGTCGCCGCCGATCAGAACACGATGAATCTCACCGGCAACTACACCCGCGGCGTGAAGAGCATCGTCGGCGTGATGAAGTTCTCCGACTTCGGCGACGAAGTGCATCAGCTGATGCTGCAGAACAAACCGTACGTCGTCTACGACATCGACAGTCATCAGCCAGCCGTCGACGTGGCGAAGTATCGCGAAACGCAAATTCAAGCCGTCATTTGCGTGCCGTTGCACAAGCAGGGCCGGTTCGTCGGCTCGTTCGCAGTGCATCAAGCTCGGCCGCGGATCTGGACGAGCGATGAAATTCAAATGGTGCAGGCCGTTGCCACCCGCTGCTGGGAATCGATCGAGCGAGCCCGCATCGCGCGGCAGCTGCGCGATCGTGAGCAGCGGTATCGCACGTTTGTCGATACAGTCTCGTCGGTCGTCTGGCTGACGAGCGCGAGTGGCGCGATGGATGCGGACAATCCATCGTGGGGTGGTTACACAGGTCAAACGTTTGAAGAGTACCGCGACTTCGGTTGGCTGAATGCAATTCATCCCGATGACCGGGCCAACACCTTTCGGGCGTGGAGCGAAGCCGTTGCCACCGTGAAGATGTATGAAGTGGAATACCGCGTCCGTCGCCACGATGGTGAGTATCGCCACGTCATCGCGCGTGGCGCACCGGTGATGCAAGACGACGGCAGCGTGAAGGAATGGGTCGGCAATTGCAGCGACAATCAGGCCGAACGGCAATTGCTTGAGCAGAATATTAAGCTCCTGGCCTCCGAGCGAGCCGCCCGCGCCGAAGCGGAACGAAATAGCCGGCTGAAGGACGAATTTCTGGCGACGCTCAGCCATGAGCTGCGCACGCCGCTGAGTGCCATTCTTGGTTGGTCGCAACTCTTGCAGCGAACCAACATGAGTAGCGAAGAAGCCCGCGAAGGCCTCGCTACCATCGAACGAAATGCCCGCGCGCAGGCTCAGCTGATCGAAGATCTGCTCGATATGAGTCGGATTATCTCCGGCAAGATCCGCCTTGATGTGCAAACCGTCGATCTTCCTGCCGTCATCAAAGCAGCCGTCGGCACGGTAAAGCACAGCGCGGCCACCAAGCAGATTGAAGTGCGATGCACGCTCGATGCCAAGGTGACGAACATCTTGGGCGATCCTAACCGCATTCAGCAGGTCGTGTGGAATCTGCTGAGCAACTCGATCAAGTTCACGCCGCCGCACGGCAACGTCGAAGTCGCGCTCCAGCGGACCGGCTCGCACATCGAGATCAGCGTCAGCGACTCCGGAGCTGGCATCGCTCCCGAATTTTTGCCGCACGTCTTCGAACGCTTCCGCCAGGCCGACGCCACCACCACGCGCCGCCACGGCGGCCTGGGCTTGGGTCTCGCCATTGTGAAAAACCTGGTCGAGCTGCACGGCGGTTCCGTCAGTGTGTGGAGTGCCGGTGAAAATCAAGGAAGCACTTTCAAGATTCAGCTGCCGGTATCCGTTCGTATGCCCGGAGAGCCGCCGACCGCCCACGACGCGGAGCAAACGCCGGCTGGTGTGCGCTCGCCGCTAGCGACGGCTTGGGTTCCACCTAATCTGGCCGGGGTGCGGGTTATGGTCGTCGATGATGAGCCCGACGCCCGCGATCTGGCCCGGCGAATTCTGAAGGAATGCCAAGCCGAAGTGACGGTTGCCAAGAACGGCCGCGAGGCGCTGCACATGCTTAGGATCTCGCCACCCGATGTGCTGGTCAGCGACATCGGCATGCCAGAGCTCGATGGCTATGAGCTGCTTCGCCGTGCGCGAGCGGCGGGCTGCCAAACTCCAGCCGCGGCGCTCACTGCCTTTGCGCGGGCGGAGGATCGCGCGCAGGCCCTGGAGGCCGGCTTTCAAACGCATCTGACCAAACCGATCGAAGCTCGCGACCTTGTGACTGCCGTGGCCCAACTGGTCGGCCGCGCCTGA